GTTGTCGAAGTGCCCGAACTCGTTGAAGAGTCGGACGCCCTCGGCCGGGGTGCCGGTCTTCAGCTTGGACGCGGACGCCGCTATCGAGGTGCGCGGCGGGATGTGGAAGCCGTACGAGGTCGCCCAGTCCTCCTGGTACTTCTTCTGCTCGATCCACAGCCACTTCACGTACTCCTTGGCCGCGTCGACGTTCTCGCCCTTGGCGTTGACGAACATCGACCAACCGCCGTTGTAGACCGAGGGCTTGCCCGCGGCGGTGACCTTCGGGAACGGGAAGACGCCCCAGTCGTCACCCAGCGCCTTCTGGAACTGCGGCATCGCCCACATCCCGCAGAACTGGATGGCGCACAGGCCCTGGTTGAGCGCGGAGGGGTCCCAGTAGTCGGTGGGCGCGTCCAGCAGCAGGTCGCCGCTGGTGAAGACCGAGCGCATCTTCTTCAGCCCGTCGACGACGCCGTCGGTGTGGTAGGCGATCTCGTTCTTCGCGTTCAGGGTGTCCGCGCCCGCCGACCAGATCATCGGGTTGATGACCGCGTGCAGGTCGTTGCCGAGGAAGAGGCCCTTGACCTTGCCGGTGGTGAGCCTGGCGGCGGCCTCGATCAGCTCGTCGAGGGTCTCGGGCACCCGCACACCGGCCTTGTCGAGCATCGACTTGCGGTAGAAGAAGAACTGCGGGTCGTCGATCATCCGGACGCCGTACGTCTTGCCGTCGACCGTGTGCGAGGCGATGTCCGCCGGGTTGAAGTCGTCCTTGACCGGGGCGACGAGGTCGGTCAGGTCCGCCACCTGGCCGCTGCGCACCATCTGGATCTGCGGGTGGAACTCGAAGACGTCGGGCGCGTTCTTGGTGAGCAGCGTCGCGAACAGCTTGCTCTCGAAGTCGGCGCTGGTGATCC
The sequence above is a segment of the Streptomyces griseoviridis genome. Coding sequences within it:
- a CDS encoding ABC transporter substrate-binding protein — its product is MSATSNSTWSRRSLLRAAAGMAAAGSLAACGGNTGRGGGSGSGKNLVQYFHAYGEAGTEQAIKRYAAAYRGARVSTQWITSADFESKLFATLLTKNAPDVFEFHPQIQMVRSGQVADLTDLVAPVKDDFNPADIASHTVDGKTYGVRMIDDPQFFFYRKSMLDKAGVRVPETLDELIEAAARLTTGKVKGLFLGNDLHAVINPMIWSAGADTLNAKNEIAYHTDGVVDGLKKMRSVFTSGDLLLDAPTDYWDPSALNQGLCAIQFCGMWAMPQFQKALGDDWGVFPFPKVTAAGKPSVYNGGWSMFVNAKGENVDAAKEYVKWLWIEQKKYQEDWATSYGFHIPPRTSIAASASKLKTGTPAEGVRLFNEFGHFDNIGWTQAMITALEDVFADCVRKDGSPEAALDKADKAVGRELKKLFG